acgcaaaatttaaaaaaaaaaaattatagggctgtatctcttaaaccatgcgtcgtagcgcaaaaataatttaaaaaaacccctttaagaaacccgtaattaatacttaaaaaaaaaaaccaaaaataaccaggaaaaaaaactttatagagctgtatctcctaaaccgtgtgtggtaccgcaaaaacaataaaattttcgttcccctttatgcaacccataatttatatttaaaaaaaacgcaaaattttaaaaaaaaatctttatagggctgtatctcctaaaccatgcgtcgtagcgcaaaaataataaaattttctttcccctttatgcaacccataatttatatttaaaaaaaaacgcaaaattaaaaaaaaaacattatagggctgtatgtcttaaaccatgcgtcgtagcgcaaaaataatttaaaaaacccctttaagaaacccgtaattaatactttaaaaaaaaaacaaaaaaaaaccaggaaaaaaaactttatagagctgtatctcctaaaccgtgcgtggtaccgcaaaaataataaaattttcgttcccctttttgaaaccccaaagtaatatacaaaaaacacaatgtaaaaaagaaaaaaaaaacaataaaaaaatctttatagggctgtatctcttaaaccatgcgtcgtagcgcaaaaataatttaaaaaacccctttcagaaacccgtaattaatacttaaaaaaaaacaaaaaaaaaccaggaaaaaaaactttatagagctgtatctcctaaaccgtgcgtggtaccgcaaaaacaataaaattttcgttctcctttatgcaacccataatttatacttaaaaaaaaacgcaaaattaaaaaaaaaaaatctttatagggctgtatctcctaaaccatgcgttgtagcgcaaaaataataaaattttcgttcccctttatgaagcccctaaataatatataaaaacacaagaaaaagaaagaaaaaaataataacaaaaaaactttatagggctgtatctcctaaaccgtgcatcgtagcgcaaaaataatcaatatccgttcccctttaagaagcccctaattaagatttaaaaacgcaaaaaagaaagagaaaaaaatcattttagggctgtatctcctaaaccgtgcgtcgtagcgcaaaaataataaaattttcgttcccttttatgaaaccccaaagtaataacaaaaaacgcaatgacaaaaaaaagaaaaaaaaacaacaaaaaaactttagggatgtatctcctaaaccgtgcatggtagcgaaaaataatcaaattttcgttcctcttaagaagcccttaattaagatttagaaacgtaaaaaagaaaaagaaaaaaatctatatagggctgtatctcctaaaccgtgcgtcgtagcgcaaaaataatcaacttttcggtcccctttatgtaaccattaatttatacaaaaaaaacgcaaaaaaaaagagttttttttttatagggcttgatctcctaaaccatgcgtcgtagcgcaaaaataattaaattttcgttcccctttatgaaaccccaaagtaatatacaaaaaacacaatgtaaaaaagaaaaaaacaataaaaaaaactttatagggctgtatctcctaaaccgtgcgtcgtagcgcaaaaataatcaaattttctttcctctttattcaacccttaatttatatttaaaaaaaaaaaaaaaacgctttcactaaactgctgtaactcggaaacttagaatccacaaaggggactttactaaattatgacacatattaaagcctgaccagtaatatatgatcattgtcaagagggcgctgttcattctcatgtatagggtgacagttcagtatagtatgaaaaaatattgtatttaatgaacatcatcatcaatgtaattaatgttgcttgccacgcttaaacataacaaaaatcacaataaattgcgtcttaaaataaacttaaaaagtctagtactaaaaatcgaaacaaaagtaatttttaagtcgctgttgtgacattctcaatcaaaaggtaggtaccactttgtcgtttaccataaagacgaaatttgattatatctttatacaaataacctgtcagagaaagtggtaccttttgattaggaacgtcacaaatgttggtcagtatgaggagtgcagcctacagtttatttttaattatatttatatacctactacggtaagattgataagacaatgtaattatgcctacgaatgaaataaatacactgtatcgcaaaactaagtggcgagacagctcataatgccatctcttggttggtcttaacaagggtaaaggagatagtattaagatctcagtcgccagctgatattgcggcaagtataataagcaccccacccgcgtaggtacccttccccgcgcacgcccttcttgctcaattgagttttattttgccagatagtaaaaaaaccgtggatcaaaatgacccaaattatgaatgatgtctcaatgtggtattataatattgtagacgtaaacttaataacatgaatttttttttgtggcagatacagggtgttaattagaaaaaattttttttttaataaaagcggtggatgaatttgacacagatttgtttgaataacatataacaatgttctgtaaagtacaacacttcacttaccgactctaatatttttttcagcgttttaggatcaatattaggtatttattaaatgccattatacccgtggatgaaaatgacacaaaatgcgtgtgtacgtcggaagccactttgcctttacagggaaacaaagaatttcgtctcgaatattttttttacagaatgctgattgaaaaaagaaatacctaaatttctacctaagcaaatacctaggatgacacaaaatattatttttaggtttagtatatggtctggaaactatatataaaaaataagcaacattaatattcttataacctcagaagttattggtacaggtctatgtCCCTGGCTTTACTACTTGCTAAGTTTAGCAAGGTGGATTCTGCCAATGTCGAGGTGTGTAGACTTTCGACTTGTGAGACGAGAATGTTCAGTTAAATTTTGAACTTGTGGAAGGATAGGCTGGGAACCTACAACAAACAGAAACacacagatttttttattttttattattttttattcattacatttcacagcataacagtgatccaaagcactgtgaaaccaatagacatttcatacacatagtacacaaatctaaattaacatataTTGGCAAACTTGTAGTTCTCTAAGTCGGCGTCAAGTTTTGTAGGATCTACTAACTATCGGATCCTGTAAAACCGGATAGTGTTAACATGGCCGCCCGGTTTATAATCAGGATCTGGTTGCAGGATTCTTGATCCGAGCTTGTGTGAATGCaagtattaaaatattgttGCCACTGAATCGGATCCAGCATTTTGCCGAACGACCAGGCTGATTTGTAGTCGCATAATCGGATGACACATTTTGCAGGATCCGTTTTATTGCCGGATTCTGCCTCCGTACACTTgacaacttttatttaaaaactgaatGTTTTGTCTTGCTCTCCTCCTAATTGGGAACACAGCAACATGTTTACGCAACAATGTTTCATCATTCTAGTTTATAAACATGTTTACAGAGATAATGAAACATTGTGCAACACTGTTTATAAACAGTGCTTaaacaattagagttttgaattattcacggttagtttcactagacttatattgaccgggatatagaaaatcgtcgaaatatcgggagctcacaaataatacaaaaggtaatcacggtctatatcccggtcaatataagtctagtgctTAAACAGTGTTTATTAAcaaatcgtcgctatacttactcaacctcatatctgcaacaatcattagatggaaatgtcgcttctTTCATTCGGAGTACGGGTGTtcttgtcatcaaatgagtgttgcagatacgaggttgagtaagtatagcggcgaaatGTTGCCTAATAAATACCCGGCTTAACACTAGTTTATCTGTTGCAGGGCAATCTCTAAAGAAAAAATCAAGTGGAAAACCAAAAAAGTTGAAATGTGATGAGAaatctagtaaaaaaaaaactttaggagTCCAAAAAAGGCATCGCACTGTAGAGAAATTAAAATGTGAACGAATTTATGCTGGTATAGGCAAAAGTAATTTACTACATGATGTGAAACTTTATAAGTGTAACCAATGTAGTTTTGCCTGTACCCAACAAGATGATTTGCTAAAACATAAAATTGTACACACCGTCAACCCTCAAAAGAATTTGCAAGTGCTTGAAAAGGAAAGGAAATATGCTAAAGAAAGGGTATACAAATGCAGTTATTGCAGTGATGCTTTCATAGAAGAAGCAAGTTTGCAAAGACATGAACGGaaacacactggtgaaaagccCTTCAAATGCGACCAATGCAGCTATGCTGGTACACAGTTAAGCTTTTTACTACGCCACAAAGCTTCACATAGCAATGTAGTCAAACCTTATCAATGTAGCCAATGTGACTTTGCTTGTGGCAAAAAAGATGATCTATTAAATCATAAAGTAATACACACTGATGACCAACCTTTTAAGTGTGGGGAATGTAGTTTTGTTACCAACAGTAATAGGAATTTGCAACTGCACCAAGCGACTCACACTGGTGCGGAGACTTACAAATGTAGCACATGCGATTTTACTACTTTAAGGAAATATAACCTAATAATACATGAAGCGAGACATGCTGACAAACGTTACAAATGTGAAAAATGTAGTTTTGGTTGTGATCATCAGTTTGAACTAAAAAAACATGAAAGGATACACACTGATGAGAAGCTTAATGAGCATATCCAGGATACTAATGCTCGAGACAGTTTAAGCGACCATCCATCAACACAGGAAGGTAAGGaaagaaactatacttataggAGTCTAGtagatgtgccattttcaaccaaaagggtacttattgtcgcttgtcactAAGGtgatatttccatatagcttcaattagaaatcaaccttatcgacaagcaacaatgtggtaccttttggttggaaacgtcacatataaagaATACTGACAATCCCCAAAcccccatacaaaaaaaaaatagaatcatGCAGGcattactttgcggaaatccatatgaattaaaacaatcatctgttttttccttttttctgtaaaaatatatacattggaacgttgcttttgtaaaatgtttccgttatatttatatttctcgcACCATTTtagagaaaagcactatatatgactcggctggaaaggctacttgctggcttcggattcaattaaacgggcTCCCAATTCGTctgtttaaaacgaatcctcagccagcaggtagctacttccgagcctcgacaataatgtactaatcTAGTTATCTATAATTTTTAAGTCTTTCGCTGCCGCGCCGGTCACATTGTGGGCGATTTTAGTATGCAAAATAAAAGCGGCGTTCACTGTGTACACAATTTTTTCTGTTGCAGGGCAATCTCCAAAGAAGAAATCAAATGGAAAAccaaaaatctttaaatgtgCTAACTGTGAATATGAAACTGTAAATCTGGTCTGCTTAGTAAGTCACGCAAAGAAACATTGTGATGAGAAATCTACCAACAAAAGTACTTTAGGAGTCCAAAAAAGGCATCGCACTGTGGAGACATTCAAATGTGGACGAATTTATGCTGGTACAAGCAAAAGTAATTTACTACATGATGTAAAACTTTATAAATGTAACCAATGTAGTTTTGCCTGTACCCAACAAGATGATTTGCTAAAACATAAATTAGTACACACCGTCAAACCTGGCAACCCTCAAAAGAATTTGCAAGAGCTTGAAAAGAACGATACTAGGGAAAAGACATACAAATGCAGCTATTGCAGTGATGCTTTCTTAGAGGAAGTTAGTTGGCTTGTACACGAACGGAAACACACTGGTGAAAAACCCTTCAAATGCGACCAATGTAGCTATGCCGGTACACAAATAAACTTCTTAAAACTCCACAAAGCTTCACATATCAATGTAAAACCTTATAAGTGTAGCCAATGTAACTTCGCTtgtgctaataaagatgatctaataaatcataataaagTAATACATAACAAAGACCAACCTTTTAAGTGTGGGGAATGTAATTTTGTTACCAGCAATAATAAGAATATGCAACTGCATCAAGCCACCCACACTGGTGAGGACATTTACAAATGTACCACATGCGATTATACTACTTTAAGGAAAAATAACTTAACACAACATGAAGCGAGGCACGCTGTCAAACGTTTCAAATGCGGCCAATGTAGCTATGCCAGTacgaaaataaactttttaaaactcCACGAAGCTTCACATATCAATGTAAAACCTTATAAGTGTAGCCAATGTAACTTCGCTtgtgctaataaagatgatctaataaatcataataaagTAATACATAACAGAGACCAACCTTTTAAGTGTGAGGAATGTAATTTTGTTACCAGCaataataagaattttcaaCTACATCAAGCGACACACACTGGTGAGGAAATTTATAATTGTAGCACATGCGATTATACAACTTTAAGAAAACATAACCTGAGACAACATGAAGTGAGACATGCTGCCGAACGTTTCAAATGTGAAAAATGTAGTTTTACTTGTATGCATCAGTTTCAACTTCAAAACCATGAAAGGATACATGATGAGAAGCTTAACGAGCATATCCAGGAGACTCATACCGGAGACAGTTTAAGCAACCATCTATCAACACAGGAAGGTAAGAGAAAAATATCACCAGTcgagtaaatgtgacgttttcaaccaaaaggtaccacattgtcgcttgtcgataaggttgatatctaattgaagctatatggaaatagcgccttattgacaagcgacaataagtacccttttgttgaaaatggcacaaataaagaATACTGACAACACcgatacaaaacaaaaatgaatCAGACTTTTCGGAAATCCGTatgaattaaaacaaaaatacggCTTTGCTAATAAATTTTTGCGTTCTAAGTGAACCACGTTTGTAAATCATAAATCGTTATTAATGTATGGACACAGATTACTTGTGGCTCTGAGCAGTAGACCACGCGATAAGCCTAATAAaactagaaaattaaaaatactttttcacctcagcagctcgaacaagcctactttcgtcactccctggagtgaaacaaagtagctttttaatttagcgaAGGCCACTGCCATttcatacttctattatatatatttttattttatcattctgtgtaattcgaaatacattttaacctttaatatgttctcactactgagacTACAaaacgagagcaaagttattttacatctcgtgtttttgagtccctcgctacgctcaagattcaaccttagaatctttcgctttctcgggactcaaaataaacactcgcaagaaaaaccaacttttctctctcacaaataactattttcgtcGCTCATcgtaagtcctttatgccagtTCCCgccattttgatttttttccaaACACGAAACGACAACAATTATATCTAActaccgaacctgctcacaaaattatatctaactaccgaacctgctcacaaaactATATCTAActaccgaacctgctcacaaaatttcatcagAATCAGCTGAGAAATGCGACCCCCAGAGGAGAACATccagacatacgaaagcatttttgagCTGAAACGTAGACCCTCGCTAATGCTCCGTCAATAATAGGTTGTACGAAGTATTGAGTAATTCGATGATTCTTtttgaatgttttattaatgtacattatttattacagaTTCGGCAGCCGGCGCCACCACTAGATCTAGtgcaacaaataattaattCTTAATGTtgtttgggttccgtacccaaggggtaaaaacgggaccctattgacccgtctgtc
This DNA window, taken from Cydia strobilella chromosome 21, ilCydStro3.1, whole genome shotgun sequence, encodes the following:
- the LOC134750953 gene encoding zinc finger protein 431-like gives rise to the protein MESTLQDTEEVFVKAEPTEEYVQDGPLCDVSIKTEPSCVKDEPFFERVSFEMELKDVCVKREPSKTDEAAAEGLYAGHLENNELVLDPVRGPEPAVEKHIVASQGQSLKKKSSGKPKKLKCDEKSSKKKTLGVQKRHRTVEKLKCERIYAGIGKSNLLHDVKLYKCNQCSFACTQQDDLLKHKIVHTVNPQKNLQVLEKERKYAKERVYKCSYCSDAFIEEASLQRHERKHTGEKPFKCDQCSYAGTQLSFLLRHKASHSNVVKPYQCSQCDFACGKKDDLLNHKVIHTDDQPFKCGECSFVTNSNRNLQLHQATHTGAETYKCSTCDFTTLRKYNLIIHEARHADKRYKCEKCSFGCDHQFELKKHERIHTDEKLNEHIQDTNARDSLSDHPSTQEGQSPKKKSNGKPKIFKCANCEYETVNLVCLVSHAKKHCDEKSTNKSTLGVQKRHRTVETFKCGRIYAGTSKSNLLHDVKLYKCNQCSFACTQQDDLLKHKLVHTVKPGNPQKNLQELEKNDTREKTYKCSYCSDAFLEEVSWLVHERKHTGEKPFKCDQCSYAGTQINFLKLHKASHINVKPYKCSQCNFACANKDDLINHNKVIHNKDQPFKCGECNFVTSNNKNMQLHQATHTGEDIYKCTTCDYTTLRKNNLTQHEARHAVKRFKCGQCSYASTKINFLKLHEASHINVKPYKCSQCNFACANKDDLINHNKVIHNRDQPFKCEECNFVTSNNKNFQLHQATHTGEEIYNCSTCDYTTLRKHNLRQHEVRHAAERFKCEKCSFTCMHQFQLQNHERIHDEKLNEHIQETHTGDSLSNHLSTQEDSAAGATTRSSATNN